A stretch of DNA from Salmo trutta chromosome 12, fSalTru1.1, whole genome shotgun sequence:
gatacaaaattaGGCAactgtgtgctttaggaccatgcggacgcctctaAGCGTCGGGTaagctgtttggagtgtttatctgactggaTTACAATctttacaaaataataataaacgtCCCCCCCGCTTCTAAAACCATAGTTGCGCCCCTGTGCATAGGGGTTGTTTTGATGTGTCGGAGGTGGgactgcgttagagctgtcaaatccacaagtggctcccAACATTATACCAAAAGCAGACATTGtcattggctgcacggagtcgcaTAAACATAAATCCTTTGTTCACAAGTTTAAACACTGGAAAGCAAGATGTAACCTACACCTAAGTCAGGATGACAGAAATCATTATTTAATTTCATGAtttttaagtttaggcattaacgctgaatggttaaggtaagggttaaggtttgggataggcttaaaactaaatctcaaaaacaactttctattgctggatttGAACATGCATCCTTCaaaatcagaggcagatgcttacacccaTCCACCATACTCAGCAAAACTGAAACATATTTGAAGTtaacagcactcactgttgcccccaGTGGCCGGTTTCGcatctcccaacgtcctcagacatggattgATGTCACATACTGACTTGAATCTAGGCCaaagtgtttttttctcaaagttgtcaGGATGTCacatgtcctacttatatcaatacactcgtaacaacctaagcattgTGAAGcttctattcaatcaaataagccACACATAGCAAATAAGCCTCTCATTGACCTACAAACATAAAACTTATCGCTTGGTgagcgaaaaaaaaaaaaaaaaaaaacgccacctgctggagaacACAGATTTTAGGCCCAGTTATCCCTGTTACTTCGCCTCTTGCTCTCTGAcatagtcaactgggtgggactttcaacttcattggctgatccttcCTTGTAACACTGTTGGAGTCAAGTCcaaccaggtcatcaggagggatcagccaatcataaagaagaaaatggactacttcaaaatggagattgcctCAGTGGCACTGCGCATGCTGTCAGACAGTAtcatggcacagatacaaagatgatgAGACCATGGTATTATGATCAGCTAGGTTGGTCATGTAGCCAGGATACAGGCTACTCACATGTATTGTCATATAACCCTAGTCTGGTTCATGTAAACTGAAAATGTGAGGAATATTATTTTGAGACACTTTAATACATCCTTGATGGTCAATGAAACCAATGTaaactgctgagagagagaggagaaagaaaatgCACCAAAGACATACAGCAATTAATCCATAACATGCATTATAGGTATTTCGCTCCATATCCACTTACACTGAAGTGGTAATGCATTATGTTGACGATTGGTGCTGCACTAGTAAACTAGACTGCACATACGCATGGCACTATGCATCTACACAGAACTGCATAGGTCTTTGAGTTATGTACATACTAACTAGGAAACGAGGTCAAACACTTGATAGAGAATGTATATTATATTGTAATGAGAATTAAAGGGGAAACCTTGGAAAAAATGGTTTACCTTCATGCTGAGCCTTTGATTTAAAATACTTGTCTAACGGGGTTATTCCTGTTTTGTTATTCAATTCTATAAAACTCAAATAAGGGAATCCAATCCTGAGACATGTCCTTGCCTTTTTAAAACAGTAGAGTGCAGTGCTAGACCAGTCAAACAGATCACCTGatgtacttttttccccctctttcagACATCGTCATGAACTATTCTTTGTCTGTTCAATGTGAACAATTATATCTCTGTCAAAGAATAACTTTCACTGCCATGTCTACAAAATCAGTCGTGGACAAGCAAAGGAGTGAAGTGATTGTCTGAAGCTGGGTAAATCATGTGACATTCCAACTGCGAATGGTGAAATGCAAGAAAAGCCCTAATGTAAATTGCCCTGTTGAATCTGTTTCTTTTCCGCACTTATTTCCTAATAAAGATAACATGTCTTCCTGTTTGTACTTCAAGATGTTGGTACTCTAATAGTGTCTGAACTGGTCATTCATGTTTTGTTCTTCCAATCCAACTGTTAGATACATCTGCCTTTGACATATGAAGGAAAACACTCAATTTCATCATTAACAGAATAACATTCTTGATCAAAGACGATGCATTGATAAACTGTATATATAGTTTTACAGCCATTGATTTCCCTCTATCATAGCTGAATAAATGGTGTGGGCTTTCAACCTAAAAATATCCTTCAGAGAGCCATCCTCCACTTCAGATCTTCACGAGGGTGAGTACACAGGGTTTTCTGGGAATTTCTGCTAGTTTATTTTCTGCTTCTCACAAGTTCCAAAGCAGAATCTGTTCACAGCGTTGTCTCTTCACATTGGAATAACACATAGGTAGACTATACAGAAGTTAAAGCATAACTTTAATGATGGACCTGAGGATACAACGAAGACCATAATGTTGCAATAACATGGTACGTAACAGTAGTCCAACATACTGAGTTATACTCCACCCACTGTAGCATTGTAACTTGAGCCATAGCGTCACTGAAACACCATGGGGGAAATTTACATACTGTATGATAAAGAACATATCTTTAGTTCTCTGAAAAACAATGCTGAAACTCACCATGTTGTCCTCAGAGTCTGAGCTAGAGACAGAACTGTCCTCAGTGGATGCCTGATAGAACATTAATCAGCAACCTGAAAACTTTAGCATTCATGGCTTACCAGTCAGATGATAGATGTAGCAATGCTGTAAATTCAGGTGTGCATTGACGGAATAATTATTTGAAGCCGCTGTAGCGTTGTCTATAAGCCATGTGTGTTATAGTGGAGCCAGCAAGAGCACTTTGCTTCAGAGTCAGTATTGGCTAGTGTGGCCTCAACCACCTTCCACCACATTAAATAATGCATTTAGGATTAAAATGAACTAAACGATCAAACATTCAGCATACAAAACACAGTCACCTACAAATTATTCTTTATTTTCAATATATAATTATAGGCCAATTGAGTTGGGTATTGTGTGCTAACCTGAATTATCATGAGAGCACCTTGTATTATGATTTTGCCAGTTATTAAATATAACACAAAATAAATCAAAGAAGCTTATAGAATTGGTATTAATTTGTACGATAACTCAAGGCAGCCAAGCTAATAGCTAAGCTAAATCCAGCAAGGTAAGGAGGAAGGCTACAACGGTCAGTAACATGAGGGTTGTGTTCTGAAGCAATGGCAGAAGACAGGAAAATTGAATCCATCTCATTTTTCCAGGAATGCAGAGAGCAGCTTCCAAAGGGAACCATTATACAACCATAGCATTATGAATCCTCATTTAGCCTGTCAGGTCAGTCATGATTGCAACATATCCAGGTCAATTATGCATCTCCAGTAAATAAGTAATTAGCACATCCAGCTAATTATCATACAGCATGTCCAGCAAATACCCAATTAGCACATCCTGCTGATATTCattatatgcacacacactgtaGCTTGTCCAGTGAATCACCATTTGGTGAAAAAAAATTTTAAATTACACAGAATCACAAAATCAGCACCTTGATTCAGGGAGAGCGGGGATGTGTTTACATCGGCATGTGGGGTGAAAAGCCATAAGATTTGCAGTCATTGGCTGAGGGGAGCGTCAGTGTCAGCTTTTGGGCCCCACCTGCTCCtgcctctctggctctctgtccaGGATGGGGCTGAGGCCTCGGACGCCTGTGTACGGCCGGTGGGAAACCCCATTCATGGCCGAAAGGCCCCCACTGTCTATAGGGCAGATGTAGTCCGCCAAATTATCTGGGCTCCTCTTCCTCAGGTGACTGAAGTGGGTGAAACCAAGCTTCTTGGGCTGAAATAATACAGGAAGACAAGGGCTTAAGCTAGGGTCCTCTGTACACAATatgtacattgaacaataacTACTGTGGATTATTTCAAAAACTCTCAACATCAAATTAAGCAGATTTCATTACATGTACACAGTATTCACAGCAAATTATACAGTAATCATGGGCCTTCTTCCATGGACACACAGCAGTCGTACCCGGACTTTGGCGGTGGTAGTGAGGGGTGCATGGCCGGTGGCGTTGGCATACTCCCGTTTCTCCAGAGTGGCCTGCGTCCCCACCAGGGAGGTGAAGGCGGTGGCCAGGTGGCGGCGGAGCAGGGTCTTCTGAGGGGGGATGTTCAGCAGCATGGCCAGGGTCTCAGAACTGAACCGCGGCTCCAGAATCTAAAGTACAGGGGTAGAGGACAGGGCTGGAGCTCACTCAGGTAGGAACAAAATCATTTTTAAGTGTTGAATCACGATTCTCCAGTCTTCTTCCAAAGTGTGTTCCTGCAGATGACAGGGGGTGTGCAACTGCACACTTCAGAAAAGTTTGGGGAATTGGAACGCATGCATGGTTCTGAGGTGCAGTCCACTCACGATGAGACCTCCATGGACCCCACTGCCCCGTAGGTTGGGTGCATACTCAGCCAGGTCCACTGCCCGAAGCCACTCCATCACACGATGGTTGGACCATTGGATCACTTCTGAGGGAGAGGGGTTTCtctgaccagggagagagagaaatgagagagttcCTCCACTGAGCAGTAAAATCTTGTCATTATACAAATATTAACTCATTTCTCAGCAATCATTCTAACTTTTCCTCTCGTCCATCTTTTGCTTCTCCCCTCATTTCCCTCCTCAGGGTCCCCTaccctctcacctcctctccagGCCTGCGTCGGAGGCAGTGGGGGTTGAACTTGTTGACGTGGAGGACGTGGATAGCACACTTTATACTGAGGTGATGGAGCTGACTGGTCACCTTCAGGAAAAGCAGGTCATTCTGGAAAACAGTTCAGATACTGTACTTCAGTTGGAAAGCTAGGGTGTATTCACTCTATGGGATCCCTTTTATAGTAATTGTATATTAATGGTGATGATATCACATGAGAGCATGTAAACATTTTTTGAAGGATTCACTTTTAAAAAATCTAATTGTTTAGCTTTACCACGGTGAGATACTGGAGCATCCTGCCATCCACTCGTCCCTCGTGGAAATGGTCCTTGTACTGAGGAAGGCCTATGTCATCCAACCATCCTGCACATGACCAGAGTAAACCATTTTAACTTCCTTTTAAACAAGGAACATTTTCCAGCAAAATATCCTACAGACAATGCAGTTGACTCATTGTGCACCTCAAATACCACACTTCTGGCAATGTCTGAATATAGTAGATTTTAATAGTACAGCTTAAGTTGTAGACGTACGTGTAACCCAGATGTGGTCTAGTTCAGAGGACTTTTCCAGGGCTTTAGTACTGAACCCCCTTAGAGCCAGCTGTAGTTTCTTCCTGTGTAGCGGGTGTTTGATACCCATTTCCTTTGGACACAGAAACACTTACATTAAAATAAGGTTCCCAAACACATGCAAGGTTTTACTGTGGTTTCCCAAAGCTAATCAATGACTGTTTATAAGTTCAGAACATGATCCTTATTCCTGCAGTGTTACATATTCTCCAGAGAGTTATGACAACGCTGTGTCCATATGGAATCCTGCTGAGACTGAAAAGTTCTGAGTGACTGACACAACCTACTTGGTAccctgaggctgtcctaatatatGCACCATACAAGCAACAATTTTGTATGTTAAGTTCATCAGGGTAGCAACCCTCTCGCCCTCAATGACCTTCTCAAAGTCCTGTGGCCTTGCAGACAGGAGCGTCTGTCCGTTGTCGACCCACTGCCGGGTCAGGTTGACGTACTGACCCAGACCATAGTCCTCCAGCCAACCACACACCTGCTCCCTGGTCCACTGGCTGAATGGAGTGTTCATATCCCTGatagacagaatgagagagacagaatgagagaaatTAGATTAAGAATTCGTGACAGCGAAAACACTGATGAAAAACCTTGTTTTGCTTCTGTCTACATGTATTGTATTTGGCCTACTCAACATCTATACGATGTGAACAGTATACCCTATATTAAAACAGGTGCAGTAGCAAACGTGTGACTCATTTTAGTAAAGTAGGCATAAGTCGCACGTCAATACTATACCGGAGACAATTGTTTATTAAATTACATAATTAATCAAAGCTTTTTCTTCAGAAATGTATTCTGGAACATACGAACTTTCATGTTCCTTTAAAAACTTATGCAGTCTGTAAATGAAAATTgtttgttaaattacgagcctagttggtttaaccACGGAAAAACACAGTAAAGggggataactagtcagttgtacaactgaaatctgttttctgcatttaacccaacccctctgaatgagaggtgcggagggctgccttaaaaTCGACATCAACGTATTCAGCGCGTcgggatttttaccttgtcagctcggggattcgatccagtaaccttttggttactggcctaacgctcctacctgcaaggctacctgccactagccatgattggcagAGAATGGttaggctggacatgccgagagaagagttcggattggtctgccatgtagcatgcttctgtctataacatgagctgctaaGTATGTTAAGAATCCTTTCTAAAgtggcttttttgaaagatatcacgaaGACCTGCAGTGTTGCTATGGCTCTTCACTTTCTGGGAGGacagttttgaaatcagtggaatgcctgaTGGAAGCAgaatatgatagctaaggagaaaatgcaggcgtttgattgcaaatgcagagggagtcaaagaacacagaaggctgtagTATAATTTTGTCTGGATTACattttcaaactaagggcaaccatggcatttGTGACAAAGAGGGAGAAGCGTTTATACGGAtaagagagtctagctacattttcagatatttttCATTGCACATTAAAGCAAACtgataacgttagctggctggctagctagctaacattacatgtatgatctgtgtagtaatgttatttgtatctcagagctatttacattgctagttatagactaatgttagctagctacctaacattgaacctagctagtttgttagctttaactacctgtagattcatgcagggtagtaatattatgagttgggattatggttcattgtttagctagctacatgtctaaacaaaagactccactatgcaagtaaccatttcactgtaccgtttataccttctaacaagctagaaactaagcaaaaacattgtttagaaagttccttttagttgcctggtttgctagattgatatatatacactgctcaaaaaaataaagggaacacttaaacaacacatcctagatctgaatgaaagaaatcatcttattaagtacttttttacatagttgaatgtgctgacaacaaaaatcacaaaaataattaatgaaatccaatttatcaacccatggaggtctggatttggaatcacactcaaaattaaagtggaaaaccacactacatgctgatccaactttgatgtaatgtccttacaacaagtcaaaatgaggctcagtagtgtgtgtggcctccacatgcctgtatgacctccctacaacgcctgggcatgctcctgatgaggtggcggatggtctcctgagggatctcctcccagacctggactaaagcatccgccaactcctggacagtctggtgcaacatggcgttggtggatggagcgagacatgatgtcccagaagtgctcaattggattcaggtctggggaacgggcgggccagtccatagaatcaatgctttcctcttacaggaactgctgacacactccagccacatgaggtctagcattgtcttgcattaggaggaacccagggccaactgcaccagcatatggtctcacaaggggtctgaggatctcgtctcggtacctaatggcagtcaggctacctctggcgagcacatggagggctgtgcggccccccaaagaaatgccaccccacaccatgactgacccaccaccaaaccggtcatgctggaggatgttgcaggcagcagaacattctccacggtgtctccagactgtcacgtctgtcacgtgctcagtgtgaacctgctttcatctgtgaagagcacagggcgccagtggcgaatttgccaatctcggtgttctctggcaaatgccaaacatcctgcacggtgttgggctgtaagcacaacccccacctgtggacgtcgggccctcataccaccctcatggagtctgtttctgaccatttgagcagacacatgcacatttgtggcctgcttgaggtcattttgcagggctctggcagtgcttctcctgctcctccttgcacaaagacggaggtagcggtcctgctgctgggttgttgccctcctacggcctccgccacgtctcctgatgtactggcctgtctcctggtagcgcctccgtgctctggacaccacgctgacagacacagcaaaccttcttgccacagctcacattgatgtgccatcctggatgagctgcactacctgagccacttgtgtgggttgtagactccgtctcatgctaccactagagtgaaagcaccaccagtattcaaaagtgaccaaaacatcagccaggaagcataggaactgagaagtggtccccacctgcagaccactcctttattgggggtgtcttactaattgcctataatttccacctgttgtctattccatttgcacaacagcatgtgaaatgtattgtcaatcagtgttgcttcctaagtggacagtttgatttcacagaagtgtgattgacttggagttacattgtgttgtttaagtgttccctttattttttttgagcagtgtattaaatGCATGGATTTATTGGTGTTAAAAAGCAACCAGTTATGCCATTTTTATCTAATATAAAAAAAcgttcaaatgttgctacataagaccaaactgaggcggtcggtcacatattgggcacactttatttggatagtccggaATTTCTGTAGACGCTCTGCATATGGGCATACTACCAACAAGccatctgttgataagcaactgttTGCTAATataaggttacggttaggtttagagtaggggttaaggttagtagAAAAGTTACTGATATAGcatctgcatacatttttatttcatacCAATAATCTATTGGGGAATTAGGTGGTGTCAAGGAGTCATCCCCAAACCCAGTCTTACCGAACAGAGCTGCCAGACTCAGGGGTCCGGGTCAGTCTTGGCCCCGCTGTGGCACGCAGCCCCCCTCTCCTAAACTGGTTTGGTTCCAGGTCCTCCCCCTGCAGACCCCCTGACTGGGTCCGCTTGATCCTGGAAGAGGACAGTATTTGATTTcatagacatactgtacataacatACAAGACTTGGGTGTCATTCACATCCCAAAGCTTGCCATTTTAGGTGAGGTACATATGCTCAATTTACTGTTtctattttataaaaaaatatatacccaCTCACTTTCCCCAGAGCTTTCTGATACTTTTATTGTTCTTCAGGTGATCTGGTGAGCCAATAGTCTGTTGACCTGACTCCACTGAAGACTGGGGTGAAAGGTCAGAGGATGCAGTGTCATCCATTTTCTCTGTCTTTCCTGTAAGGGGGGAAAGAACTAAAATAATCTTTATTTTCTAGTTGTGTATCTATCATTGAATCATTTCAACCGGACGTTTACATCTGGGCGAAGGTTCTGGTTTAGCTTTCATTAGAGTTGCTTTTGAAAATAAAAGCAATCAACTGGTTCAAAAAAGTAATTTCTTTCCAGGACCGCAAAACAATTAGCTGATTTTATCTTTGTGCAAGTAAGTTTCATACATGCGGTGAACCTTCAATCTTAATGACTGAATTCTGTTTATTGCCAATAGCCTGTGGAGAGATGACTAGCACAAACATGTTAATTAACTCATAGCTAGTGCCATGGACACCTTTGTGTACATATCCCTGAAATATAAAGAAACATGtattggaaattccaaattgtatgcagtcaacttacacacagcactgacacacacatttaccccaccagacatgccaccaggggtcttttcacagtccccaggtacagaacaaattcaaggaaccgtacagtattatacagagccatgagtgcatgacTCCCTTCCATGTTATGTAGtacaagtgaacagcaaacctggtttaaaaaaaaaaataaaaaaaaaaaaaaaaaaaaaaaaaaaaaaaaaaaaaaaaaactggtaaagcaacacctcacggcacaatgtctcccccatgtgacctacttgtgtgCATGCACCGACATGAATGTGTAACTGATTGATGCACACGCACTTAAAAGCATTAACATGTTttatatgtaaattgtaaagtattttgtttgtctttttagttgtgtgtcagaccccagtaacaCTCATTGATAAGCCCACTAGGGGATTGGTAGAGCTTTGCTTTCTCATGTTTGTATTGGAGGCCTTTGGCTCTAACCGACCACCCAACAGGAGAGCACATAGAAAGGGGTTCCAGCTGCTGGGCCTGTTTATGTGCACAGCACAAAATCCCACCACTGCATCCATAATATGGCACCAGTTACAGCTGGGAGGCCAAAATAGATTCATTTTGTGGGAGGATCATATACTCATGGGCTTGATTTCTGCCACTCCAAAGCCCAGGGTGGAGTTGGGGTGAGTGTGGTCCGTGAGAGAGGGTGGGGTTGTGTGGACCTTGGTCATTTAGAAAGAGAAGGTGGAATTGAGGTAAGCGTGGTCT
This window harbors:
- the LOC115203181 gene encoding liprin-beta-2 isoform X8, with the translated sequence MGEVSYLKLKLVDMEEKQIHGVERKHKAESVVNLISELQEQMCRFQQEINCRIWEKTGQADSSPQEACDTGSTEAQNPDQGLACEGSPEEVHDSGLEGPPDVIPGVENSSSTSEEQCCCGESVILQELRLFKEKVDHLEDQKSQYERRLKATKAQISDLQQLLLSKNAEIDSLHAQLLARPLSTETSERDQELQRLKTGMEALLVANDDKDQRIEELTLLLVQCRQFRDLVTPRQASPTILSVSNERTLSSSSEEEEHGVVMRTVPPSALPENTKTEMSFSSSSPQLVSHLPTQKERELWTHPQLLSSSMDNLQNGSSPKHVVVIPVEFEVSNENGPVDNRCQTLPVKASLPEHGECSERQSQRSPEGSEDGDSRKTEKMDDTASSDLSPQSSVESGQQTIGSPDHLKNNKSIRKLWGKIKRTQSGGLQGEDLEPNQFRRGGLRATAGPRLTRTPESGSSVRDMNTPFSQWTREQVCGWLEDYGLGQYVNLTRQWVDNGQTLLSARPQDFEKEMGIKHPLHRKKLQLALRGFSTKALEKSSELDHIWVTRWLDDIGLPQYKDHFHEGRVDGRMLQYLTVNDLLFLKVTSQLHHLSIKCAIHVLHVNKFNPHCLRRRPGEERNPSPSEVIQWSNHRVMEWLRAVDLAEYAPNLRGSGVHGGLIILEPRFSSETLAMLLNIPPQKTLLRRHLATAFTSLVGTQATLEKREYANATGHAPLTTTAKVRPKKLGFTHFSHLRKRSPDNLADYICPIDSGGLSAMNGVSHRPYTGVRGLSPILDREPERQEQVGPKS
- the LOC115203181 gene encoding liprin-beta-2 isoform X6 produces the protein MEYNIDFYKHFAWLKKNKAGIGKSLGIVEEQQVNQRSPVNGETYQERLTRLEGDKESLVLQVSVLTDQVEAQGVKISDLESSLEEHQHKLDSTEEMLRQELLSRTSLESQKLDLMGEVSYLKLKLVDMEEKQIHGVERKHKAEVILQELRLFKEKVDHLEDQKSQYERRLKATKAQISDLQQLLLSKNAEIDSLHAQLLARPLSTETSERDQELQRLKTGMEALLVANDDKDQRIEELTLLLVQCRQFRDLVTPRQASPTILSVSNERTLSSSSEEEEHGVVMRTVPPSALPENTKTEMSFSSSSPQLVSHLPTQKERELWTHPQLLSSSMDNLQNGSSPKHVVVIPVEFEVSNENGPVDNRCQTLPVKASLPEHGECSERQSQRSPEGSEDGDSRKTEKMDDTASSDLSPQSSVESGQQTIGSPDHLKNNKSIRKLWGKIKRTQSGGLQGEDLEPNQFRRGGLRATAGPRLTRTPESGSSVRDMNTPFSQWTREQVCGWLEDYGLGQYVNLTRQWVDNGQTLLSARPQDFEKEMGIKHPLHRKKLQLALRGFSTKALEKSSELDHIWVTRWLDDIGLPQYKDHFHEGRVDGRMLQYLTVNDLLFLKVTSQLHHLSIKCAIHVLHVNKFNPHCLRRRPGEERNPSPSEVIQWSNHRVMEWLRAVDLAEYAPNLRGSGVHGGLIILEPRFSSETLAMLLNIPPQKTLLRRHLATAFTSLVGTQATLEKREYANATGHAPLTTTAKVRPKKLGFTHFSHLRKRSPDNLADYICPIDSGGLSAMNGVSHRPYTGVRGLSPILDREPERQEQVGPKS
- the LOC115203181 gene encoding liprin-beta-2 isoform X7, with translation MEYNIDFYKHFAWLKKVNQRSPVNGETYQERLTRLEGDKESLVLQVSVLTDQVEAQGVKISDLESSLEEHQHKLDSTEEMLRQELLSRTSLESQKLDLMGEVSYLKLKLVDMEEKQIHGVERKHKAEVILQELRLFKEKVDHLEDQKSQYERRLKATKAQISDLQQLLLSKNAEIDSLHAQLLARPLSTETSERDQELQRLKTGMEALLVANDDKDQRIEELTLLLVQCRQFRDLVTPRQASPTILSVSNERTLSSSSEEEEHGVVMRTVPPSALPENTKTEMSFSSSSPQLVSHLPTQKERELWTHPQLLSSSMDNLQNGSSPKHVVVIPVEFEVSNENGPVDNRCQTLPVKASLPEHGECSERQSQRSPEGSEDGDSRKTEKMDDTASSDLSPQSSVESGQQTIGSPDHLKNNKSIRKLWGKIKRTQSGGLQGEDLEPNQFRRGGLRATAGPRLTRTPESGSSVRDMNTPFSQWTREQVCGWLEDYGLGQYVNLTRQWVDNGQTLLSARPQDFEKEMGIKHPLHRKKLQLALRGFSTKALEKSSELDHIWVTRWLDDIGLPQYKDHFHEGRVDGRMLQYLTVNDLLFLKVTSQLHHLSIKCAIHVLHVNKFNPHCLRRRPGEERNPSPSEVIQWSNHRVMEWLRAVDLAEYAPNLRGSGVHGGLIILEPRFSSETLAMLLNIPPQKTLLRRHLATAFTSLVGTQATLEKREYANATGHAPLTTTAKVRPKKLGFTHFSHLRKRSPDNLADYICPIDSGGLSAMNGVSHRPYTGVRGLSPILDREPERQEQVGPKS
- the LOC115203181 gene encoding liprin-beta-2 isoform X5, translated to MTATCMKRTIVSPYKLETEELLSRTSLESQKLDLMGEVSYLKLKLVDMEEKQIHGVERKHKAESVVNLISELQEQMCRFQQEINCRIWEKTGQADSSPQEACDTGSTEAQNPDQGLACEGSPEEVHDSGLEGPPDVIPGVENSSSTSEEQCCCGESVILQELRLFKEKVDHLEDQKSQYERRLKATKAQISDLQQLLLSKNAEIDSLHAQLLARPLSTETSERDQELQRLKTGMEALLVANDDKDQRIEELTLLLVQCRQFRDLVTPRQASPTILSVSNERTLSSSSEEEEHGVVMRTVPPSALPENTKTEMSFSSSSPQLVSHLPTQKERELWTHPQLLSSSMDNLQNGSSPKHVVVIPVEFEVSNENGPVDNRCQTLPVKASLPEHGECSERQSQRSPEGSEDGDSRKTEKMDDTASSDLSPQSSVESGQQTIGSPDHLKNNKSIRKLWGKIKRTQSGGLQGEDLEPNQFRRGGLRATAGPRLTRTPESGSSVRDMNTPFSQWTREQVCGWLEDYGLGQYVNLTRQWVDNGQTLLSARPQDFEKEMGIKHPLHRKKLQLALRGFSTKALEKSSELDHIWVTRWLDDIGLPQYKDHFHEGRVDGRMLQYLTVNDLLFLKVTSQLHHLSIKCAIHVLHVNKFNPHCLRRRPGEERNPSPSEVIQWSNHRVMEWLRAVDLAEYAPNLRGSGVHGGLIILEPRFSSETLAMLLNIPPQKTLLRRHLATAFTSLVGTQATLEKREYANATGHAPLTTTAKVRPKKLGFTHFSHLRKRSPDNLADYICPIDSGGLSAMNGVSHRPYTGVRGLSPILDREPERQEQVGPKS